GTCTCGATCGAGCGCACGAGCGCCGGACGACGCATTGAAGATCTCCTCCATGTGAAGGGGTTTTCGAACGGCAGCTATCATCTCCAATCCGAAACGGAGGAACCTCATGCAGCCTAGTTATCGTGTCGGGCTCGCCGGCCTCATCGTTCTGGCAGGCATCAGCCTTTGCGACCCGGTCCTTGCAAGCAGCGGCGGCGGTCTTCCATGGGAAGCCCCGCTCGAACAGATCCAGGAATCGATCACAGGCCCGGTTGCAGGCTTCATCGCGCTTGCCGCGGTTGCGGTTGCCGGCGGCATGCTGATCTTCGGCGGCGAACTCAACGATTTCGCCCGACGCCTCATGTACCTGGTTCTCGTCGCCGGCGTCCTGCTTGGCGCCACCCAGATCGTTGCCCTCTTCAACGCTACGGGCGCCTCGGTCGGCCTATCGATCTCGATCGATCAGAAAATAGCGAAGAGGGGAGGAGAGCGCTCATGACCGCCACGGGCCCCGCGCTTAACATCAATCGCATTCATCGCGCCCTGTCGCGGCCCAACCTGCTGATGGGTGCTGACCGCGAGCTCGTCCTCATGACCGGACTTGCGGCGATCATCCTGATCTTCGTCGTTCTGACGGTCTACTCGGCCATCATCGGCGTTGCGATCTGGGTTACGATTGTCGGCATGCTGCGTCGAATGGCGAAGGCCGATCCGTTGATGCGCAAGATCTATCTGCGCCATCTTCGCTACCGCGCCTATTACCGCGCAACCTCCACGCCGTGGCGAAGGAGCTGACGGGCCATGGTAGCGCTTCGCTCTTTCCGCCACGCAGAGCCATCCTTTGCCGATCTCGTTCCCTATGCCGGTCTTGTCGCAGACGGCGTCCTCCTGTTGAAGGATGGCTCATTGATGGCCGGCTGGTATTTCGCCGGCCCGGATTGCGAAAGTTCGACCGAGACCGAGCGCAACGAGATCGCGCGGCAGATCAACCAGGTGCTGGCACGGCTCGGCTCCGGGTGGGTGATCCAGGTCGAGGCCATTCGCCTGCCGACGGACGATTACGCACCCGCCGACCGCTCGCATTTTCCCGATCGGGTAACACGGGCGATCGATGAGGAGCGGCGGCGCCATTTCGAAGCCGAACGCGGTCATTTCGAAAGCCATCACGCCGTCATACTAACCTACAGGCCGCCGGAGCGCCGCCGTTCGACGCTGAGCCGATACCTCTATTCCGACGCTGACAGCCGCAAGCAGAGCCATGCCGATATTGCCCTTGCCAGTTTCCAGACGACCGCCCGGGAGATCGAGCAATATCTATCGATCACATTGTCGATCCGCAGGATGAAGACGCAAAGCGCATCGAAGGACAGCCGTGATGGCGCCCGCTATGACGAGCTCCTGCGGTTCATCAGGTTCTGCATCACCGGCGACAATCACCCGGTCCGCCTCCCGGACGTGCCGATGTACCTCGACTGCATCGTGACGGGAGAACTGCAGCACGGTCTGACGCCGAAGATCGACAATCGCTACATCGCGATCGTGGCGATCGACGGGCTGCCAGCGGAAAGTTCGCCGGGGATCCTCAACAATCTCGACCTGATGGGACTATCCTATCGCTGGTCCTCGCGCTTCATCTTCCTTGACGCCGGCGAGGCGAGGGATCGTCTGGAGCGCACCAGAAAGAAATGGCAGCAGAAGGTCAGGCCGTTCTTCGACCAGCTGTTCCAGACGCAGAGCCGGTCCATCGATCTGGACGCGCTGTCGATGGTGGCGCAGACGGAAGAGGCGATTGCCGAGGCTGCCTCCGAGCTTGTCGCCTACGGCTACTATACGCCGGTGATCGTGCTCTTCGACGATCATGTCGAGAGGCTCGAAAACAAGGCCGAGGGCGTTCGCCGCGCAATCCAAGCCGAAGGCTTCGGCGCCCGGATCGAAACGCTGAACGCCACCGACGCCTATCTCGGCAGTCTGCCCGGCAACTGGTATTGCAATGTTCGCGAGCCGCTGATCACGACACGCAATCTTTCCGACCTCGTGCCGTTGAATTCGGTCTGGACGGGCGATCAGAGCGCACCCTGTCCCTTTTACGACAAGGACGCCCCAGCCTTGATGCAGGTTGCCTCCGGCTCGACGCCGTTTCGCCTCAACCTGCACGTCGATGACGTCG
This genomic window from Sinorhizobium sp. B11 contains:
- a CDS encoding TrbC/VirB2 family protein, whose protein sequence is MQPSYRVGLAGLIVLAGISLCDPVLASSGGGLPWEAPLEQIQESITGPVAGFIALAAVAVAGGMLIFGGELNDFARRLMYLVLVAGVLLGATQIVALFNATGASVGLSISIDQKIAKRGGERS
- a CDS encoding conjugal transfer protein TrbD, which encodes MTATGPALNINRIHRALSRPNLLMGADRELVLMTGLAAIILIFVVLTVYSAIIGVAIWVTIVGMLRRMAKADPLMRKIYLRHLRYRAYYRATSTPWRRS
- a CDS encoding conjugal transfer protein TrbE, which produces MVALRSFRHAEPSFADLVPYAGLVADGVLLLKDGSLMAGWYFAGPDCESSTETERNEIARQINQVLARLGSGWVIQVEAIRLPTDDYAPADRSHFPDRVTRAIDEERRRHFEAERGHFESHHAVILTYRPPERRRSTLSRYLYSDADSRKQSHADIALASFQTTAREIEQYLSITLSIRRMKTQSASKDSRDGARYDELLRFIRFCITGDNHPVRLPDVPMYLDCIVTGELQHGLTPKIDNRYIAIVAIDGLPAESSPGILNNLDLMGLSYRWSSRFIFLDAGEARDRLERTRKKWQQKVRPFFDQLFQTQSRSIDLDALSMVAQTEEAIAEAASELVAYGYYTPVIVLFDDHVERLENKAEGVRRAIQAEGFGARIETLNATDAYLGSLPGNWYCNVREPLITTRNLSDLVPLNSVWTGDQSAPCPFYDKDAPALMQVASGSTPFRLNLHVDDVGHTLIFGPTGSGKSTLLALIGAQFLRYRQAQLFVFDKGGSMMPLTLAAGGDHYEIGSPGDVRTPGFCPLETLSSESDRAWACGWIEMLVSLQGLAVTPDHRNAIARQVGLMARAPGRSLSDFVSGVQMRDLKEALYHFTVDGPLGQLLDAESDGLTLGHFQTFEIEELMAMGERALLPVLTYLFRRIETRLTGAPSLIILDEAWLMLSHPTFREKIREWLKVLRKANCAVVLATQSISDAERSGIVDVLKESCQTKICLPNGSAREEGTRQFYERIGFNERQLEIVATATPKRDYYVVSPEGRRLFDMAPGPLALSFVGASGKDDLKRIRALAREYGSAWPSIWLKERGISDVTI